The nucleotide window TGCGCGATTAGAACAATACGCGGGTACGGATCGTCCCATCGATGGTGCGCAGTTTTTCCAGCGCAAGCTGGCTGTATTCCTTGTTCACGTCGATCACCACATAACCAATTTCTTCATTGGTCTGCAGGTACTGACCGGCAATGTTGATGCCATTATCAGAGAAAATGGAGTTGATCTGGGTCATCACGCCGGGCACGTTCTTGTGAATGTGCAGCAGACGGTGATTGTCCGGGTGTGCGGGCAGGGCCACTTCCGGGAAGTTCACCGCACCGAGGGTCGCGCCGTTATCAGAGTAACGAGCCAGCTTCTCGGACACTTCGGTGCCAATGTTCACCTGCGCTTCCTGGGTAGAGCCGCCAATGTGCGGGGTCAGGATCACGTTGTCGAACTTGCGCAGCGGGCTGACGAATTCGTCGTCGTTACCTTTCGGCTCTTCCGGGAATACATCGATGGCAGCACCCAGCAGGTGACCGTCTTCCAGCGCCGCCGCCAGGGCGTCGATGTCGACAACCTTGCCGCGAGCATAGTTGATCAGATAACCCTTCGGCTTGATGGCACGGATCTGCTCTTCCTTGATCATCCAGCGGGTTTCGGCGGTATCCGGCACGTGCAGGCTGACCACGTCAGACATGCCCAGCAGCTCGTTCAGGTCGGACACCTGTTCGGCGTTACCCAGCGGCAGCTTGGGGATCACGTCGTAGAACTTCACTTTCATGCCCATGGCTTCGGCCAGCACGGACACTTGCGCACCGATGTTGCCGTAACCCACCAGGCCCAGGGTCTTGCCACGGATCTCGTAGCTATCCTTGGCGGTCTTCAGCCAGCCACCGTTATGGGCAGACGCATTCTTCTCGGGAATGCCGCGCATCAGGTTGATGGTGTGGGCAATCACCAGTTCCGCTACGGAACGGGTGTTAGAGTAGGGAGCATTGAACACGGGAATACCGCGCTTCAGGGCTGCCTTCAGGTCTACCTGATTGGTACCGATACAGAAACAACCGACGCCGATCAGCTTGTCCGCCGCCTCGAACACCTCTTCGGTGAGCTGGGTACGGGAACGGATACCCACAAAGTGCGCATCCTTGATCTTGTCGGTCAGGTCGCTGCCCGTCAGTGCGGTGGGCAGCAGCTCCACGTTGGAGTAACCGTGTGCCTTCAGGTTCTCCACGGCATTTTCGTGGATGCCCTCGAGCAGGAGAACGCGGATCTTGTCCTTCTCAAGAGAAGTATCGGCCATGATTGAAGTCTCGGTAGCCTGTGAAATGGGCGCGTATGGTAACATAGCGCGCTCAAATTGAGAGCAGTCCCGCCGTCGGATTGCTCAAGTTGGCGTGAGAACGCCTCAAGATCGCGCGATTTACCCCGTTCAGGAGACCCTTGATGACCGCTTTTGCCCACGCCGCAATGGAGCAACTGACTGATTTGCTTGGCAAACGCCTGCTTACCGACCAGGAAAGCGCGGAGCGCTACGGGGTCGACTGGACCAAGGTCTGGGCACCGTCGCCCTGCGCCGTGGCCCTGCCGGAAACCATCGATGAAGTGCAGCAGATCGTGGAAATCGCCAATGAGCACGGTTTGCATCTGGTGCCGTCCGGAGGCCGCACCGGCCTGTCTGCCGGTGCCGTGGCCGCCAACAACGAGCTGGTGGTCGCCTTTGATCGCATGAACAAGGTGCTCGATTTCAACGAATTCGATCGCGCTGTTACCGTACAGCCCGGCGTCGTCACCCAGCAGCTGCAGGAATTCGCCGAAGAGAAAGGCCTGTTCTACCCGGTGGATTTCGCCTCAGCGGGCTCCAGCCAGATCGGCGGCAACATCGGCACCAATGCTGGCGGCATCAAGGTGATTCGCTACGGCATGACCCGTGACTGGATCACCGGCCTGAAAGTCGTCACCGGCAAGGGCGAACTGCTGGAACTGAACAAGGGCCTGATCAAGAACGCCACCGGCTACGATTTCCGTCATCTGTTTATCGGCTCGGAAGGCACCCTGGGCTTTGTCGTGGAAGCCACGGTCAAACTCACCCGCCAGCCGAAAGACCTGACCGCCCTGGTACTGGGCGCGCCGGGTTTCCGTGAAGTGATGAGCATCCTGCACGCCTTCCAGCAGGACATCGACCTCACCGCCTTCGAATTCTTCTCCGACAAGGCCATGGCGCACGTGCTGGCCCACGGCGTGCCGAAGCCCTTCGACACCGAGTGCCCGTTCTACTGTCTGCTGGAATTCGAACAGCTCTCCGAGCAAGTCGGTGAACAGGCCATGGCCATCTTCGAAAAATGCGTGGAAGAAGGCTGGGTACTGGACGGCGTCATGAGCCAGTCCCTGCAGCAGCTCGACCAGCTCTGGCAGCTGCGTGAGCGCATCTCCGAATCCATTGCGCCGCACACCCCGTACAAGAACGACATCTCCGTGAGCATCGCCAAGGTGCCGGACTTCGTGGAAGACGTGGACACCGTAGTACAGGACGCCTACCCGGATTTCGAAATCGTCTGGTTCGGCCACATCGGCGACGGCAACATGCACCTGAACATCCTCAAGCCCGCCGACCTGCCCAAGGAAGACTTCTTTGCCAAGTGCAACAACGTCTCCAAGTGGGTGTTCGAGATCGTCGAGAAGTACAACGGGTCTATCTCTGCCGAACACGGCGTGGGCATGACCAAGAAGCCCTACCTGGAATACTCGCGCAGCCCGGAAGAAATTGCCTGCATGAAAGCCGTGAAGCAGGTGTTCGATCCCAACAATGTGATGAACCCGGGGAAACTGTTCGATGTTTGATGACGCCATCACTCTCAACAGCGGCGAAGACGATTACGTTCACCGCTGGATCGACGGCTCGCCCATCGACATCCCGGTGGGCAAGGTGGTCTGCGTAGGCCGCAACTACGCCGACCACGCCCGCGAGCTGGGCAACGAAGTGCCAGAGTCCCCGATCCTGTTCATGAAACCCGCCACCGCGCTGGCCAGCCTGCACGAACCGGTGGTGATCCCGGCAGGGCAGGGGCCGGTGCATCATGAAGTGGAAATGGTGGTGCTGATCGGCAAGCGAATCCGCAAGGAAACCGATCTGGAAAACATCCGCTTCAGCATCGCTGCCTACGGCGTGGGCCTGGACCTGACCCTGCGCGAATTGCAGAACCAGCTCAAGGAAAAAGGCCACCCCTGGGAGCGCGCCAAGGCCTTCGACGGCGCCGCCCCCGTGTCCGGCTTCATCGACGC belongs to Alcanivorax sediminis and includes:
- a CDS encoding FAD-binding oxidoreductase; this encodes MTAFAHAAMEQLTDLLGKRLLTDQESAERYGVDWTKVWAPSPCAVALPETIDEVQQIVEIANEHGLHLVPSGGRTGLSAGAVAANNELVVAFDRMNKVLDFNEFDRAVTVQPGVVTQQLQEFAEEKGLFYPVDFASAGSSQIGGNIGTNAGGIKVIRYGMTRDWITGLKVVTGKGELLELNKGLIKNATGYDFRHLFIGSEGTLGFVVEATVKLTRQPKDLTALVLGAPGFREVMSILHAFQQDIDLTAFEFFSDKAMAHVLAHGVPKPFDTECPFYCLLEFEQLSEQVGEQAMAIFEKCVEEGWVLDGVMSQSLQQLDQLWQLRERISESIAPHTPYKNDISVSIAKVPDFVEDVDTVVQDAYPDFEIVWFGHIGDGNMHLNILKPADLPKEDFFAKCNNVSKWVFEIVEKYNGSISAEHGVGMTKKPYLEYSRSPEEIACMKAVKQVFDPNNVMNPGKLFDV
- the serA gene encoding phosphoglycerate dehydrogenase, which gives rise to MADTSLEKDKIRVLLLEGIHENAVENLKAHGYSNVELLPTALTGSDLTDKIKDAHFVGIRSRTQLTEEVFEAADKLIGVGCFCIGTNQVDLKAALKRGIPVFNAPYSNTRSVAELVIAHTINLMRGIPEKNASAHNGGWLKTAKDSYEIRGKTLGLVGYGNIGAQVSVLAEAMGMKVKFYDVIPKLPLGNAEQVSDLNELLGMSDVVSLHVPDTAETRWMIKEEQIRAIKPKGYLINYARGKVVDIDALAAALEDGHLLGAAIDVFPEEPKGNDDEFVSPLRKFDNVILTPHIGGSTQEAQVNIGTEVSEKLARYSDNGATLGAVNFPEVALPAHPDNHRLLHIHKNVPGVMTQINSIFSDNGINIAGQYLQTNEEIGYVVIDVNKEYSQLALEKLRTIDGTIRTRVLF
- a CDS encoding fumarylacetoacetate hydrolase family protein, translated to MFDDAITLNSGEDDYVHRWIDGSPIDIPVGKVVCVGRNYADHARELGNEVPESPILFMKPATALASLHEPVVIPAGQGPVHHEVEMVVLIGKRIRKETDLENIRFSIAAYGVGLDLTLRELQNQLKEKGHPWERAKAFDGAAPVSGFIDARGISVRQNLDVTLEINAEVKQHGHTGLMLFPTFELVAEISQTFTLEPGDVVFTGTPAGVGPLNSGDKFTARLGNIIQVFGHIA